The Bacilli bacterium genome contains a region encoding:
- a CDS encoding LysR family transcriptional regulator — translation MIEDLEIFATVVELSSLNKASRVLNLSQPALSRKIRLLEENLGINLFTRRGKRLELTESGRIAYDFALEFRMLQKRFAQELLRHNGLDKESLTLGASLTTLQSTLPDVISLMRQYDATTDIKTVTGKTHEIVTLVKEKKVDVGLVASAISDRSLNCIPLFDDHLTLVVPQRHPLAAVGEAKIRDLNRMPMIVFSKGTWYRILMDDLFHRYSVMPEIKMEIDSFEAILRLIATCHLAALLPESYLRQNMLDDNGLAQVLIAELRQTVRTTSLIYNDPDTLNDAAIRFIQLVQRQYAK, via the coding sequence ATGATTGAGGATTTGGAGATTTTTGCGACCGTAGTGGAATTATCCAGTTTAAACAAGGCTTCACGCGTGCTGAACCTTTCCCAGCCCGCATTATCGCGGAAAATCCGCCTGCTGGAAGAAAATCTGGGGATCAACTTGTTCACAAGACGCGGCAAGAGGCTGGAATTGACGGAATCCGGGCGCATCGCTTACGACTTCGCCCTGGAGTTCAGAATGCTGCAAAAAAGATTTGCGCAGGAACTTCTCCGCCACAATGGGTTGGACAAGGAAAGCCTGACGCTGGGGGCGAGTCTGACCACATTGCAATCGACGTTGCCCGATGTCATTTCGCTTATGCGGCAATATGACGCCACAACCGATATCAAGACGGTAACCGGCAAAACGCATGAAATCGTCACGCTGGTCAAGGAGAAAAAAGTCGATGTCGGTCTGGTCGCGTCGGCCATTTCCGACCGCTCGCTAAATTGCATTCCGCTGTTTGACGACCATCTCACGCTGGTCGTGCCGCAGCGCCATCCGCTGGCAGCCGTTGGCGAGGCGAAAATCCGGGATCTCAACCGGATGCCGATGATCGTATTTTCCAAAGGCACCTGGTACCGCATTCTCATGGATGATCTGTTTCACCGCTATTCCGTCATGCCGGAAATCAAGATGGAAATCGACTCGTTCGAAGCCATCTTGCGGCTCATTGCCACTTGCCATCTGGCGGCCTTGCTGCCGGAATCCTATTTGCGCCAAAATATGCTTGACGACAATGGACTCGCGCAAGTCCTGATCGCCGAATTGCGGCAAACCGTGCGGACAACTTCGTTGATTTACAACGATCCGGACACGCTGAATGACGCGGCGATCCGCTTTATCCAGCTGGTTCAGCG
- a CDS encoding succinate dehydrogenase, with product MAYNSYYARKIHSLLGVIPIGFFLIEHFLSNYESVNGNAAFTKQVEWLHHLPFLFFLELFLVWLPLLYHGIYGLYMTYQSQINVGRYGYYRNWMYTLQRVTGVITFIFIVWHVAQTRLQVALGNVAYEDLGKLMVDVFANPVSLTLYIIAIVAASFHFANGMWLFLAQWGITVGPRAQRISSVVWMVFFVVFALVGILAALGFRDPDFFTKGV from the coding sequence ATGGCTTACAATTCTTACTACGCCCGCAAAATCCATTCGCTGCTCGGTGTTATTCCAATCGGTTTTTTTCTGATTGAACACTTTTTATCCAATTATGAATCGGTGAATGGCAATGCGGCGTTCACAAAGCAGGTGGAATGGCTGCATCATTTGCCGTTCCTGTTTTTTCTTGAATTGTTTTTGGTCTGGCTGCCTTTGCTTTACCATGGCATATACGGCCTGTACATGACCTACCAGTCGCAAATTAACGTCGGCAGATACGGCTATTATCGCAACTGGATGTATACATTGCAGCGCGTCACCGGTGTCATCACATTTATTTTCATTGTCTGGCACGTGGCGCAGACCCGGCTTCAGGTAGCTTTGGGCAATGTAGCGTATGAAGATTTGGGCAAACTTATGGTGGATGTGTTCGCCAATCCGGTCAGTTTGACCTTGTATATCATTGCGATTGTGGCCGCCTCGTTCCATTTTGCCAACGGCATGTGGCTATTCCTCGCGCAATGGGGAATCACGGTGGGCCCGCGGGCACAGCGCATTTCTTCCGTTGTTTGGATGGTATTTTTTGTCGTGTTTGCGCTTGTCGGCATTTTGGCGGCGCTTGGCTTTAGAGATCCCGACTTTTTCACGAAAGGAGTGTAG
- the sdhA gene encoding succinate dehydrogenase flavoprotein subunit has protein sequence MAKTKLIVVGGGLAGLMATIKAAEAEVHVDLFSLVPVKRSHSVCAQGGINGAVNTKGEGDSPWIHFDDTIYGGDFLANQPPVKAMCEAAPGIINLMDRMGVMFNRTPEGLLDFRRFGGTKHHRTAFAGATTGQQLLYALDEQVRRHEVAGFVTKYEQYEFLSLVIDDDGVCRGITAQNLRSMEISVFKADAVILATGGPGIIFGKSTNSIINTGTAASAAYQQGVYYANGEFIQIHPTAIPGDDKLRLMSESARGEGGRIWTYKDGKPWYFLEERYPAYGNLVPRDIATREIFNVVVDMKLGINGENMVYLDLSHKDPKELDVKLGGIIEIYEKFMGDDPRKIPMKIFPAVHYSMGGMWVDYNQMTNIPGLFAAGECEYQYHGANRLGANSLLSSIFGGMVAGPKAIEYIKGLKKATEDVAEAPFNNELKRQTEKFANIMKMDGPENPYMLHKELGEWMTNNVTVVRYNKKLQETDEKIQELMERYKRVGLPDKSLWSNQGASFTRQLWNMLQLARVITIGALKRNESRGAHYKPEFPKRDDENFLKTTIAKYTPDGPEISYEPVDISLIPPRERDYTKEH, from the coding sequence GTGGCAAAAACTAAACTGATTGTAGTCGGCGGCGGTCTCGCCGGTTTGATGGCAACCATTAAGGCGGCGGAGGCGGAAGTCCACGTTGATCTGTTCTCGCTCGTTCCGGTAAAACGTTCGCATTCCGTTTGCGCTCAGGGCGGAATTAACGGCGCGGTGAACACGAAAGGCGAGGGCGATTCCCCCTGGATTCATTTTGACGACACCATTTACGGCGGCGACTTTTTGGCCAACCAGCCTCCGGTCAAGGCGATGTGCGAGGCGGCTCCCGGCATCATCAATCTGATGGACCGCATGGGCGTCATGTTCAACCGCACTCCGGAAGGATTGCTGGATTTCCGCCGGTTCGGCGGCACAAAACATCATCGCACGGCATTCGCCGGGGCCACGACCGGGCAGCAATTGTTGTACGCGCTGGATGAGCAGGTTAGGCGTCATGAAGTGGCAGGCTTTGTCACCAAATATGAGCAGTACGAATTTTTATCGCTGGTCATTGACGATGACGGCGTTTGCCGCGGCATTACCGCGCAAAATTTGCGGTCGATGGAAATATCCGTGTTCAAAGCGGATGCGGTCATTTTGGCAACCGGCGGTCCGGGCATTATTTTCGGCAAATCGACGAACTCGATCATCAATACCGGAACAGCGGCAAGCGCGGCCTATCAGCAAGGCGTTTACTATGCGAATGGCGAATTTATCCAGATTCACCCGACCGCAATTCCCGGCGACGACAAGCTGCGCTTGATGTCCGAATCGGCGCGCGGCGAAGGCGGACGCATTTGGACGTATAAAGACGGAAAACCGTGGTATTTCCTGGAAGAGCGTTATCCGGCATACGGCAATCTTGTGCCGCGCGATATTGCGACAAGGGAAATCTTCAACGTCGTTGTCGATATGAAGCTCGGCATCAACGGGGAGAACATGGTGTATCTGGACTTGTCCCATAAAGATCCGAAAGAGCTGGACGTCAAGCTCGGCGGGATTATCGAAATTTATGAGAAATTTATGGGCGACGATCCGCGGAAAATTCCGATGAAAATTTTCCCGGCCGTGCATTATTCCATGGGCGGCATGTGGGTCGACTACAATCAGATGACCAACATTCCCGGATTATTCGCGGCGGGCGAATGCGAATACCAATATCACGGCGCCAACCGCCTTGGGGCAAACTCGCTGTTGTCCTCGATTTTTGGCGGCATGGTGGCCGGACCGAAAGCGATCGAGTACATCAAAGGTTTGAAAAAAGCGACGGAAGACGTGGCGGAGGCTCCGTTCAACAACGAATTGAAACGGCAAACCGAAAAGTTCGCCAATATCATGAAAATGGACGGTCCGGAAAATCCGTATATGCTGCATAAGGAATTGGGCGAATGGATGACCAATAACGTGACGGTCGTACGTTACAATAAAAAGCTGCAGGAAACCGACGAGAAAATTCAGGAATTGATGGAGCGCTACAAACGCGTCGGACTTCCCGACAAATCGCTCTGGAGCAATCAGGGCGCGTCGTTCACGCGCCAACTGTGGAACATGCTGCAATTAGCCCGCGTCATTACGATCGGCGCGCTCAAGCGGAATGAAAGCCGCGGCGCCCATTACAAGCCGGAGTTTCCGAAGCGGGACGACGAAAATTTCCTGAAAACAACCATCGCCAAATACACGCCGGACGGCCCGGAAATTTCGTACGAACCGGTGGATATCTCCTTGATCCCGCCGCGGGAACGTGATTATACAAAAGAACACTAA
- the sdhB gene encoding succinate dehydrogenase iron-sulfur subunit yields MGETAVAKKTVRLIISRQDSPDSKPYTEEFEIPYRPNMNVISALMEIQRNPVNAQGKKTTPVAWESNCLEEVCGACSMVINGKARQACTALIDKLEQPIRIEPMRKFPVLRDVIVDRSRMFNTLKRIKAWIPIDGTYDLGPGPRMAEKERQRNYESSKCMTCGVCLEVCPNINGRNSFIGSFAINQVRLFNAHPTGKMNAEERLDALMEDGGIEGCSNSQNCVQACPKGIPLTTSIAEINLQTTKHLFKKWLRS; encoded by the coding sequence ATGGGTGAGACAGCCGTTGCCAAAAAGACGGTTAGACTGATCATCAGCCGTCAGGACAGTCCTGATTCCAAACCGTACACCGAAGAGTTTGAAATTCCGTACCGTCCGAACATGAACGTGATCAGCGCATTGATGGAAATCCAGCGCAATCCGGTAAATGCGCAAGGCAAAAAAACAACGCCGGTTGCGTGGGAGTCGAATTGTTTGGAAGAAGTATGCGGCGCCTGTTCCATGGTGATTAACGGGAAAGCGCGGCAGGCGTGCACGGCACTTATAGATAAATTGGAGCAACCGATTCGCATCGAGCCGATGCGCAAATTCCCGGTATTGCGCGATGTGATCGTCGATCGCAGCAGAATGTTCAACACATTAAAACGCATCAAGGCCTGGATTCCGATTGACGGCACGTATGATCTTGGTCCCGGACCGCGCATGGCGGAGAAGGAACGGCAGCGCAATTACGAATCGTCAAAATGCATGACCTGCGGCGTTTGTCTCGAGGTTTGTCCGAACATTAACGGCCGCAACAGCTTCATCGGATCGTTCGCGATCAATCAGGTGCGTTTGTTCAATGCCCACCCGACCGGGAAAATGAACGCGGAGGAACGCCTGGATGCGCTAATGGAAGATGGCGGCATCGAAGGCTGCAGCAATTCGCAAAACTGCGTGCAGGCTTGCCCGAAAGGGATTCCGCTCACAACATCCATCGCGGAAATCAACTTGCAAACAACGAAGCATCTGTTCAAAAAATGGCTGCGCAGCTGA
- a CDS encoding cation diffusion facilitator family transporter, producing MYDYHHLRHQKEQTRSKKTLWTTLLLTLFFTCAEIAGGLISNSLALLSDSAHMVSDVVALALSMTAIYLATRPPDAKYTFGFLRFEVIASFLNGLTLCAIAIGIFYEGIHRFIVPQKVEQELMLVIAVIGLAVNIVLTYILSRSMREENNLNVQSALWHFIGDLLSSIGVIASAILIYWTGLSWFDPLISMVIGAIIFAGGFKIIKESGMILMEKVPDQFDLDEIRAEIGAIDGVEDVHELHLWSVSTDHYSLTAHVFISEKAEPFCVTLAVTETMKAKFGIAHTTVQIEHAAFHPHGEYGQKFLRQKEASAAAANAGASFPKSI from the coding sequence ATGTACGATTATCATCATCTTCGCCATCAAAAAGAACAGACCCGGTCCAAAAAAACGCTATGGACCACGCTTTTATTGACGCTTTTTTTTACCTGCGCCGAAATAGCCGGAGGACTGATTTCCAACTCGCTCGCGCTGCTATCCGATTCCGCGCATATGGTATCCGACGTCGTTGCCCTGGCTCTCAGCATGACGGCCATCTATCTGGCGACCCGGCCGCCGGACGCGAAATACACGTTTGGTTTTCTCCGCTTTGAGGTTATCGCCTCTTTTTTAAACGGGTTAACGTTATGCGCCATCGCGATCGGCATTTTCTATGAAGGCATTCATCGGTTCATCGTGCCGCAGAAAGTCGAGCAGGAGCTGATGCTGGTCATTGCCGTAATCGGCCTTGCGGTCAATATTGTGTTGACATACATTTTAAGCCGCAGCATGAGGGAAGAAAACAATCTGAACGTGCAAAGCGCGCTATGGCACTTTATCGGCGATTTGCTCAGCTCAATCGGCGTGATCGCTTCCGCGATCCTGATCTATTGGACAGGATTATCCTGGTTTGATCCGCTCATCAGTATGGTCATCGGCGCCATTATTTTCGCCGGCGGGTTTAAAATTATCAAGGAATCCGGCATGATTTTGATGGAGAAAGTGCCGGATCAATTCGACCTTGACGAAATCCGCGCGGAAATCGGCGCGATCGACGGCGTTGAAGACGTGCACGAATTGCATCTGTGGTCTGTATCCACCGACCATTACTCGCTCACCGCGCATGTATTTATCAGCGAAAAAGCCGAACCGTTTTGCGTAACGCTGGCGGTTACCGAAACGATGAAAGCAAAATTCGGCATTGCGCATACGACCGTGCAAATCGAGCATGCGGCGTTTCATCCGCACGGCGAATACGGCCAAAAATTTTTGCGGCAAAAAGAAGCTTCCGCTGCAGCGGCAAACGCTGGCGCCTCCTTCCCCAAATCCATTTAG